From one Desmodus rotundus isolate HL8 chromosome X, HLdesRot8A.1, whole genome shotgun sequence genomic stretch:
- the LOC128779949 gene encoding LOW QUALITY PROTEIN: melanoma-associated antigen B3-like (The sequence of the model RefSeq protein was modified relative to this genomic sequence to represent the inferred CDS: inserted 2 bases in 1 codon), producing MPRGHKRKLRIPAEQHQAQGAIQELGNAKEEALASSSPPPFEAATQRKPSARSRSPVKWLQRALSTITKSAGVSNAGLSEGAKCKMENKPSSSKAPPSLVQSQRESLTEMVGMVVQYLMQMYKMKQPIKKADMLKIVNKKYKNHFHEILRRASFSMEVVFGVDLKEVDAIQHSYSLVSKMDLPNNGRVSGGSRGFPKTGLLMNILGMIFVNGNCATEQKIWEFLNKMRIYAGKRHFLFGEPKKLITQDFVKLKYLEYRQVPDSDPPHYEFLWGPRAHAETSKMKVLEFWAKINHTVPSTFPSWYEEALREEEXSPSHNSPKGWHQGSGSD from the exons ATGCCTCGGGGTCATAAAAGGAAGCTCCGCATCCCTGCAGAACAGCACCAGGCTCAAGGTGCAATCCAGGAACTGGGAAATGCCAAGGAGGAAGCACTAGCCTCCTCATCCCCTCCTCCATTTGAAGCTGCCACACAGAGGAAGCCTAGTGCTAGGTCACGTAGCCCTGTCAAGTGGCTTCAGAGAGCCCTGTCCACCATCACTAAGTCAGCAGGTGTGTCAAATGCAGGATTATCTGAAGGAGCCAAGTGCAAAATGGAGAACAAGCCAAGTTcctcaaaggccccaccttccTTGGTGCAGTCTCAGAGAGAAAGTCTGACCGAGATGGTTGGTATGGTGGTGCAGTACCTGATGCAGATGTACAAAATGAAACAGCCTATTAAGAAAGCAGATATGCTGAAAATTGtcaataaaaagtacaaaaatcacTTCCATGAGATCCTCAGAAGAGCATCTTTCAGCATGGAGGTGGTATTTGGTGTTGACTTGAAGGAAGTTGATGCTATACAGCATTCCTATTCCTTGGTCAGCAAAATGGATCTCCCCAACAATGGGAGGGTGAGTGGTGGCAGCAGGGGATTTCCCAAAACCGGTCTCCTGATGAATATCCTGGGCATGATCTTTGTGAACGGCAACTGTGCCACTGAGCAAAAGATCTGGGAATTCctgaataaaatgagaatatatgCTGGAAAGAGACACTTTCTATTCGGGGAACCAAAGAAGCTCATCACCCAAGATTTCGTGAAGCTCAAGTACCTGGAGTACCGCCAGGTGCCCGACAGTGATCCTCCACATTATGAATTCCTGTGGGGTCCAAGAGCCCATGCCGAGACCAGCAAGATGAAAGTGCTGGAGTTTTGGGCCAAGATCAATCACACCGTCCCCAGCACCTTCCCATCCTGGTATGAAGAGGCTTTGCGAGAAGAGGA AAGTCCAAGCCACAATTCCCCTAAGGGTTGGCACCAAGGCAGTGGCAGTGATTGA